CCGTAGCGTGCGGGAGCATATCATCTTTTAACGCGAAACCGCAGTTGTGAAAATGTCAAACTGCGGCCTCGGGTTCGAGGTCGGGCGGCGTACGGCCCTCGCTTCTGAGTTTCACGAACGCTGTTATCACAAGAAAGATCGCAAGCCCGATAAGGACAAGCGACGCGATGCCGTTTATTAGCTTGATGTCGAAACCGGTCGAGGCCTGGAAGTTTCCGATGACGAGCATGGCGAGTGCCCATAGCGTTATAGCGAGCACAAAAAGCATCGGCAGCAAGGTGAACGCGATCCGCTTGCGTGCTTTGTAGAGCCACGCGGTTATCGAGAGCAGGGTTAGAGCCGCCAGGAGCTGGTTCGACGCTCCGAAAAGCGTCCAAAACTCCACCCACGAGCCCGGCTTTGCGTAGAAAAGAAGAACGAAGGGAAGCGCGACCGTCGCGAGCGTGCCGATAACGGCACCGAGCCGGCCGGGAATGCCGATCAATTCCTGCACCAAATATCGCCCAAGCCGCATACCGACATCGAGCGTATCGAAGACGAAGGTCGAGAACGCCATCGCCCCGAATGTGATGGCGAAAGGCAGATTCTCCTTGCCGATCAGCAGCGACAGGAACTCGCCAATGCCGTTGCCGTAGATCTTCCCGGCGGCGAATGCCTTGCCGTCCGGCCCGTAGAGCAGTTCATTCCCGGCGATCATCACAACGACCAGTGCCATGAAAGCAACGAAGCCCTCGGCGAGCATTGCCCCGTAACCGATCGGCCGGGCGTGCGATTCCTTATCGAGCTGTTTTGAGGTCGTCCCCGAGCAGACCAGGCCGTGGAAGCCCGAGCAGGCACCGCAGGCGATGGTGACAAAGAGAAACGGGAAGAGCATTCCGGTCATGCCGCCGACGTCGAACGACTTGAATGCCGGTTGCTGGATCGTGTAACCGCCGAAAAAGATGCCAATGATGCCGAGTGCGATCGCCGAGTAAAGTACAAACCCGCCGAGATAACCACGCGGCTGGAGCAACGCCCAGACCGGCACAAGCGACGCGGCGATGCAATAAAGTAGAATGATCATCCCCCACGTCTGATGGCCAAAGGCGAAGACGTTCGAAAACATCGTCCCGAGATAGGCAACGCCGAACGTTGCCGGGACGAAGATAATGGTCGCGAGCCAGAGCGGCGGCTTGAGATAGCGTTCGACCAAGCCGAGAAGGATCGAGAGGCAAAGATAAGCGACCGAAGCGAATGCAACGGCTCCGCCGGGATTGAACGCGGTAGAGCCCGCAAGCGCTTCGTCTCCGGAGACGAATGTGCCGGCCGTGATGTCCGTGAAAGCGACGATAACGTAAACGAGTGCGAGCCAGATAAACAACATCATCGCCCGGCCTGCGGCTCCGCCAAGATTGTCGCGAGTGATCTCCGCAATGCTACCGGCGCCGTGTCGAACTGAGGAAGTTAGTGCCGAAAAATCGTGAACGGCACCGATCAGCACAACGCCGAACGCGATCCAGATCAGACACGGCAGCCAGCCGAACGCCATCCCGGCGATGATCGGACCGGCTATCGGGCCAGCGGCGGCGATGGCGGAAAAATGCTGGCCGAAAAGGTAGAACGGCGAAATAGGCACGAAGTCCTGCCCGTCCTCAAGCCGGTTGGCCGGCGTTACGCGGGCATCATCGAGCACGAACTGCCGGGCGATCCAGCGGCCGTAGCCGAAATAACCGAACACAAGCCAGGCGATGAAAACGACAGCAATGAGGGTGAGCATAGGCTTTCGCGAGCCGCCAGTTGGTGCGTGAGGCTTCGATTGAATCTACACGAGGCTGCGGCGTTAATTCAAGCTCGGCGAATCTTGACAAGTAAGTCATGTTTCGATACTGTTCAACCTGACAATTTTGCAAGGGGAGTAGATTGCCCTCAAGTGGTCCTTCAGGTCGTCAATACGAGCAGAAATGCTCCGGCCCGAAGGCAAAGTATCAAGACCTTGCGCGACGTCACACGTTTGATGTCCGCGTGAGGTTTTTTCTTTGCGGATGTATATTCGAATCTGGTTATTGTGGATCACGTATGAGTCTATTTCCTATCGCTGAGTACTGGTGGTTTTATCTTGCATTCACCGGTTTTGTTCTTTTGATGCTTGCTCTCGACCTCGGTGTTTTTCACCGAAAGGAGCATGAGGTCTCTTTCAAAGAGGCGTCGGCTTGGAGTGTTGTCTGGATCTCGCTGGCACTTTTCTTTAATTTTCTTCTCTATCGCTACACTCTCTGGAAGTTTCCACAGGACGAGCGGCTGATGGCGATCCCGGGCTTCGTTCCGGACCTTGCCGCTTGGAACGTCTCGCTCGAATTTCTTACCGGGTACATCATCGAGAAATCGCTTTCGGTCGATAACATCTTCGTTTTCGTCATCGTCTTTGCGTTTTTTGCCGTCCCGCTGAAGTATCAGCACCGTGTACTTTTCTATGGCATCATCGGAGCGCTTGTGTTCCGGGCGATCTTCATCGGTGCCGGTTCGTGGCTGATGCAGTTCCACTGGATCATCTACATCTTCGGCGGTTTTCTTATCCTCACCGGAGTGAAGATGATGTTTGGGCCCGAGAAGGAGATCGACCCGGAAAAGAACCTGGTGATCAAGCTTTTCAAACGGGTAATGCCGGTCACGCCGAAGCTCCACGGCAAGCACTTCTTTGTCCGCGAGAACGGCCGCTGGGCCGCGACGCCGCTCTTCATCGCACTGCTTTTCCTTGAGATGACGGACATCATTTTTGCGGTCGATTCCGTCCCGGCGATCTTTGCGATCACCTCCGAGCCGATGATCGTCTTTACCTCGAACATCTTTGCGATACTCGGCCTAAGGGCGATGTATTTTATGCTTGCGGGAGCGGTTACCAAGTTCTATCTGCTCAAGTACGGGCTCTCGATCGTGCTGATCTTCGTCGGGCTAAAGATGGTCTGGCTCAATGATGCCTTCGGCGGCAAATTCCCGATAACGTGGTCGCTCGGGATCATTCTATCGACCATCGCGATATCGATAATCGCTTCGCTGATCTTTCCCTTCAAGGGCAAAGCGCCAATCGACGACGATCGACTTCCATAGTGAAGCGTTCCTTACTCCGCAGCCGTGGCTGTGCTAAACTTCCGCCGAGTTATGCACAGTGAAAGATCCATACAGGAGACATATTCGCCGGGCGGGATCTGCTTCGGCTGCGGCCCGGCGAACGAAAAGGGGCTCCACATCAGGAGTTTTGAGGAGGGCGACGAGTTGGTTGCCGAGTGGTACGCCGAGCCGCACCATCAGGCGTTTCCGGGTGTGCTGAACGGCGGCATAATCGGCGCCCTTCTTGACTGCCATTCAAATTGGGCGGCGGCAGTTCACCTGATGAAAAAGACCGGCGAGGACGTGGCGCCGTGTACCGTTACGGCGGAGTTTCATGTCAAGCTTCTGCGGCCGACGCCGGTCGATGGGCCGATAACGCTTCGTGCCCGTGTCGTAGAATCGACCGATGACCGGGCAACCGTCGAGGCCGAGCTGATCGCCAGCGGCAAGGTCTGCGATACATGCCGCGGCGTCTTCGTCGCTGTAAAGGAAGGCCATCCGGCGTACCATCGCTGGTAGAGATCGCGAAACCGAAATGGATAAAGCAAAGATCATCGAGGAACTGAAGAGAACATACTTCGGATTCATCGCGTTCATCGAGCCGATGTCGGAGGCCGATTTTACCTTCTCGCCGAACGGTGAAAAGTGGACCGCCGGCCAGCAGGCAGATCATCTGTGCCGCTCGCTTGCACCTTTGAACAAGGGAGCCGGTGCACCCGAGTTCGTTCTTAAGTCGATGTTCGGAAAGGCGGATCATCCATCGGTCAGCTACGACGAACTGGTTGCCCGATATCAGGCGGCGATTCCTGGAGTTGTCGCTCCGGACGCGTACCGGCCCGAGGCGATCCCGTTCGAGAAGAAAGAAAAGCTTGTAAATGATCTTCGCGGGCACGTAGAGGCTCTTTGCAAGAACGTCGAAAAATTTGACGAGAAAAAGCTCGACATCCTCGTGCTCCCGCATCCGCTGCTCGGCAAGCTTACGCTTCGCGAAATTCTTTACTTCACGATCTACCATGCCGAACATCATCACCGGCATGTCGAGCAAAGTCTCGCTCAGAGGCCGTAAGAAGTGGCGTGATCAGCTCCGTATATCTCGGAAACAAACCCAGCGTTTCAAGCCAATCTGATTGCTCAGCCATCAGCCGCGGAAGATGGACGACGTCCGAGAGGGCGTAGTCGACGAGCTCTTCGGTCCAGATGCCGTCCCATTTGCGGGTAAATTTTGCCCGCTGCGTTTTGTCCAGATCGACGGCGAAATAGCGGTAAAGCGTTTCGGCGAGCGAGGCGGACTGGTTCGCGCCGCGGGTCAGCACCTTTTCGGCGATCATTGTGTCGAAGACGTTGTTGACCGAGTGCCCAGCGGCCGAGAGAAAATCGAGGTCAAAGCGGGCGTTGTGAAAGATCTTGATGATGCCTTCATCCGTAAGAATGTCTGCCAGCGGCCCGAGCCCGACGCCCTCGCTAATCGGGACGAGGACATTGAACTCGCCATCAGAGAACTGCACCGAATAGAGCCGGCCCGACGTAGGGCTCAGCCCGGAGGTCTCGGTATCGCAACCAAGTGCCGCGGCGGTGCGGAGCCGGTCAAATGCTTCCCCAAATTCAGCCTCGGTCCTCGTGATAAAAACGTCCATCGCTTAAACGTATAGTTTCACGTAAAGCGGTGGAGGAAGCAATTGCGAGGGGAGGAGAAGAGGAGAAAAGGAGAAAAGGAGAAGAAGAGAAAATGAGAAGAGGGGACAAGGAGACGCGGGGATCGAGTGAAACGGTGTATGATTTATAGAGACTAGAATTGAGATTTAGAGCTTTTGCGGGATTGTATGGCAGTGATAAGTGTAATTGAGGCGAGGGTTTTGGGGAGCTTGGTCGAGAAGCAGTTGACGACGCCGGAGTATTATCCGTTGACGTTGAACTCGATGGCGTCCGCGTGTAATCAAAAGTCGAACCGCGATCCGGTGTTGGCTCTTAGCGAATCGGAAGTGCTGGCGGCCGTTGATACTCTGCGGGACAAGAACCTTGTATATCTCTTCCACGGGAGCACGAGCCGGACGGTGAAGTATAAGCATATGCTGCCGTCGGTCTTTGAGCTCGAAGAAGCGGGAACGGCAGTGATGACGCTTCTGCTGCTTCGCGGGCCGCAGACCGCGGGCGAACTACGCGGCCGGGCCGACAGGCTTCACGAATTCGGTGCGATCAGCGAGGTGCAGGAGACGCTCGATTCACTTGCTCGCCGCGATGAACCGTTGGTCGTAAAGCTCGAACGCCAGCCCGGTCAAAAGGAAGCTCGCTACGCCCATCTGCTCAGCGGCCCGGTCGATGCCGCGGCGTTCGTGGAAACTCACAGCTCAGCGGCTCCCGCGGGCGGCGACCGCTTGGCCGAGGTCGAAACACAGCTTGCCGAACTCCGACAGGAATTCACGGAATTTAAGGCGATGTTCGAGGAATTTCGCAGGCAGTTTGAATAAACTATGGGTGGAGGCGAGTTTCGATGACGAATTCCCGGGTTGCGGTTGACCCCGGAACCGATGGGTCAGAGACCGTTATTGTGAAGCTGAACACACCCTTTAGCCGCGGACGGCCGAAGATGACGCCGGTAGAACTGTCGAGCCGCAGGCCGGGTGGCAGGCTTCCGGCAGACACCGACCACGCAAAGCTCCCCGAACCACCAGCGGCTGACAACGACTCATTGTAGAACCTCAAATAGTGCGGATCGGCAAGGTCTACGGTGATGATCTGTATCGGTGCAATCGCCGAGTATTCGAAGGCGCCGAGGTCGACCGGGCCAAAGGACGGGCGCGGAACGATCGACCGATGCTTCACGTATTGCGATTGCAAAGCGTTTGCAGGTAAAGTGTCCGAATGCGGCGAGGTTCCGGCATCGATAGTTGGCGAACCGGCCGCAAGCGAGAAATTCTGCGCACCCGCATCTGCAAAGCCGGGCTGTGTGCCTGTGACCATAGTCGAGCCGCCGGTCACTGTGCCGTTAAATCCACCGCCTTCGTGCGAGTTTCCCCATCCGGTCTTTGCCCAGTTGTTTGTGAGGGAAAGTTGGCCAGATTCGGCGAGCATTGCCATGCTGGTGCCAACGGCGGTGTTAAATATGATGTTATTTCGGGCATCGGCGGTCTCGTCATTGGTCGAAAGCCGCATCAGCACTGTTGTTCCCGCCCGCACCGAATAGATCGTATTGTTGTAGAAGTAAAGCTTACCTTTTCGGTAAGTGGCTGTATTTCCGTTATCTCCGCCGTAGTGAACGACCTGGTTATTGCCGCCGTCCTGTTTGATCAGCACATTGCCGTAAACAAATGTTTTTTGGTATGCCGGGTCATTGCGGATCACCGCCGTATCTTCGCCCTCAACCATATCGATGTTTCGGTTGCCGCCCTCGATCCAGTTGTAGCGAACGACCAACCCGGCCGACCTGTCCTTGAGGTTCACGCCCGGCGCACCGCTTCTCAGCGGGCCGAAACGGTTGAACTGAAACGTGATATTGATCGCCGCCGTGTAGTTGTTGTGCTGAAATATGCTCCCGACGATCCCGTTGCCATAGATGTAATTGCCTTCAACGAGTATGTTCCGCGATTGGGCTGAATCGGTCGAGGCTGCAAAAAAGCCGTTCGCTCCGTCTGTGATGATGTTGTTGCGAATGATGATGTTCTCGCCTTTTTCGACAAAGATCGGTGATGCGGCCGAGGAGTAGTTCTGAATCACATTGTTGCGGCCCGTGAATTGATAGTCGGGATGTGCCCCGCGGATCTCGAGGCCCTCGATCACGATGAACCGCGGCATTGTGTCCGCCGGTATATTTGCCCCGCCGATCTTAATGACGCCGCGTTGCTCGCTCCAGAAATTGAGGTTCGCGGGAGTCGTAGCATTGACGCCGCTGATCACCGGCAGTTCGCCGTTCGGGCCCGGAACACCGGTGACTGTTATCGGTTGGTCGGCGGTACCTTGGCGGCAGATAACCCACTTTTCGCGGTACGGCTCGGGCCGCCAATGTATCCGCACGACGTCGCCCGGCTGAAGAGTTGCCCATGGGACGTCTGCGATGTCAGTCATCGACGGGTCGTCCGGCCGAACGTCGTAGACGGCTGCGTGCGAAGTTGCGATCGCCGAGAACACGAGCGCGGTCAAAAGAAGTTTTCTAAGCATGGTGCGATCTCGAAATGCGACCCGGGGAAGGGAATTCAATAGTCGTGGGGAACAAAGAGGGCTCCATAGGTATATAAGAGTTTCATAGAAGGGTAAATTCTAATTTGAGAAACAAAAAAAGAGGCCGAAGCCTCTTCTAAAGGATCAATGGGAGAACTTCATCTGACCCAGACGCCGATCTTTTTGTTGACGATGTCGCCGACGCTGATGTTCGGGTTTTCGGTCCGGGCCTTGCGGACGAATTCGGCATCGACCTTAAAGATGCGAAGTTTGACGACCTCTTCGGGGTCGAGGTTGGTCAGCCCCTCATTTCGGAGCGAGTTGAGATATTCGGGCGTAACCTTGAAAATGCTGTATTTCACGAGGTGCTCGAAGTT
This window of the Acidobacteriota bacterium genome carries:
- a CDS encoding carbon starvation protein A, whose translation is MLTLIAVVFIAWLVFGYFGYGRWIARQFVLDDARVTPANRLEDGQDFVPISPFYLFGQHFSAIAAAGPIAGPIIAGMAFGWLPCLIWIAFGVVLIGAVHDFSALTSSVRHGAGSIAEITRDNLGGAAGRAMMLFIWLALVYVIVAFTDITAGTFVSGDEALAGSTAFNPGGAVAFASVAYLCLSILLGLVERYLKPPLWLATIIFVPATFGVAYLGTMFSNVFAFGHQTWGMIILLYCIAASLVPVWALLQPRGYLGGFVLYSAIALGIIGIFFGGYTIQQPAFKSFDVGGMTGMLFPFLFVTIACGACSGFHGLVCSGTTSKQLDKESHARPIGYGAMLAEGFVAFMALVVVMIAGNELLYGPDGKAFAAGKIYGNGIGEFLSLLIGKENLPFAITFGAMAFSTFVFDTLDVGMRLGRYLVQELIGIPGRLGAVIGTLATVALPFVLLFYAKPGSWVEFWTLFGASNQLLAALTLLSITAWLYKARKRIAFTLLPMLFVLAITLWALAMLVIGNFQASTGFDIKLINGIASLVLIGLAIFLVITAFVKLRSEGRTPPDLEPEAAV
- a CDS encoding TerC family protein — translated: MSLFPIAEYWWFYLAFTGFVLLMLALDLGVFHRKEHEVSFKEASAWSVVWISLALFFNFLLYRYTLWKFPQDERLMAIPGFVPDLAAWNVSLEFLTGYIIEKSLSVDNIFVFVIVFAFFAVPLKYQHRVLFYGIIGALVFRAIFIGAGSWLMQFHWIIYIFGGFLILTGVKMMFGPEKEIDPEKNLVIKLFKRVMPVTPKLHGKHFFVRENGRWAATPLFIALLFLEMTDIIFAVDSVPAIFAITSEPMIVFTSNIFAILGLRAMYFMLAGAVTKFYLLKYGLSIVLIFVGLKMVWLNDAFGGKFPITWSLGIILSTIAISIIASLIFPFKGKAPIDDDRLP
- a CDS encoding PaaI family thioesterase, which encodes MHSERSIQETYSPGGICFGCGPANEKGLHIRSFEEGDELVAEWYAEPHHQAFPGVLNGGIIGALLDCHSNWAAAVHLMKKTGEDVAPCTVTAEFHVKLLRPTPVDGPITLRARVVESTDDRATVEAELIASGKVCDTCRGVFVAVKEGHPAYHRW
- a CDS encoding DinB family protein, producing MDKAKIIEELKRTYFGFIAFIEPMSEADFTFSPNGEKWTAGQQADHLCRSLAPLNKGAGAPEFVLKSMFGKADHPSVSYDELVARYQAAIPGVVAPDAYRPEAIPFEKKEKLVNDLRGHVEALCKNVEKFDEKKLDILVLPHPLLGKLTLREILYFTIYHAEHHHRHVEQSLAQRP
- a CDS encoding DUF480 domain-containing protein, with amino-acid sequence MAVISVIEARVLGSLVEKQLTTPEYYPLTLNSMASACNQKSNRDPVLALSESEVLAAVDTLRDKNLVYLFHGSTSRTVKYKHMLPSVFELEEAGTAVMTLLLLRGPQTAGELRGRADRLHEFGAISEVQETLDSLARRDEPLVVKLERQPGQKEARYAHLLSGPVDAAAFVETHSSAAPAGGDRLAEVETQLAELRQEFTEFKAMFEEFRRQFE
- a CDS encoding putative Ig domain-containing protein — its product is MLRKLLLTALVFSAIATSHAAVYDVRPDDPSMTDIADVPWATLQPGDVVRIHWRPEPYREKWVICRQGTADQPITVTGVPGPNGELPVISGVNATTPANLNFWSEQRGVIKIGGANIPADTMPRFIVIEGLEIRGAHPDYQFTGRNNVIQNYSSAASPIFVEKGENIIIRNNIITDGANGFFAASTDSAQSRNILVEGNYIYGNGIVGSIFQHNNYTAAINITFQFNRFGPLRSGAPGVNLKDRSAGLVVRYNWIEGGNRNIDMVEGEDTAVIRNDPAYQKTFVYGNVLIKQDGGNNQVVHYGGDNGNTATYRKGKLYFYNNTIYSVRAGTTVLMRLSTNDETADARNNIIFNTAVGTSMAMLAESGQLSLTNNWAKTGWGNSHEGGGFNGTVTGGSTMVTGTQPGFADAGAQNFSLAAGSPTIDAGTSPHSDTLPANALQSQYVKHRSIVPRPSFGPVDLGAFEYSAIAPIQIITVDLADPHYLRFYNESLSAAGGSGSFAWSVSAGSLPPGLRLDSSTGVIFGRPRLKGVFSFTITVSDPSVPGSTATREFVIETRLHP